In Pseudoalteromonas carrageenovora IAM 12662, the following proteins share a genomic window:
- a CDS encoding MlaA family lipoprotein, with the protein MLKHSFTFLCLLILAGCAQVPENKVDERDPLQNINRPLYDFNMDVLDAYILRPVAVGYVEVTPVPVRNSIVNFTDNISAPVDMINAGLQGKPGNASVSLARFLVNSTVGIFGIFDVASSLGLNHVDEDFGQTLGVWGVGDGAYLMLPAMGPTTARNLTGDVVDNFVLPEVALTTPQTILVFVLKAVEARASLIPQEGLLNDSLDPYLFVKDIYFQRQIYELYDGNPPIKEEPEDFDEDFLESL; encoded by the coding sequence ATGTTAAAGCATAGTTTTACTTTTTTGTGTTTACTGATACTTGCAGGGTGTGCGCAAGTACCAGAAAATAAAGTGGATGAACGAGATCCACTACAAAATATTAACCGTCCATTGTACGACTTTAATATGGATGTACTTGATGCCTATATTCTACGTCCTGTCGCTGTAGGGTACGTTGAAGTAACGCCTGTCCCGGTTAGGAATTCAATAGTGAACTTCACTGATAATATTTCTGCACCAGTGGACATGATTAACGCTGGCCTTCAAGGTAAACCAGGCAATGCAAGTGTGAGCCTCGCCCGCTTTTTAGTGAATTCAACTGTAGGTATATTTGGTATATTTGATGTAGCTAGTTCATTAGGTTTGAATCATGTAGATGAAGATTTTGGACAAACGTTAGGTGTGTGGGGCGTAGGAGACGGCGCCTATTTAATGCTGCCTGCAATGGGACCAACAACTGCACGTAACTTAACAGGTGACGTAGTTGATAACTTTGTTTTACCGGAAGTCGCGCTTACTACACCACAAACTATTTTAGTGTTTGTATTAAAAGCTGTAGAAGCTAGAGCGTCACTTATCCCTCAAGAAGGCTTATTAAATGATTCACTTGATCCGTACCTTTTTGTAAAAGATATTTATTTTCAGCGTCAAATTTATGAACTATATGACGGTAACCCGCCGATTAAAGAAGAACCTGAAGACTTTGATGAAGACTTCTTAGAAAGTCTATAA